The Methanococcus voltae PS genome segment ATTTTCTCATGTTTACCTAATTAATCTTTTTTAGTATTTAATTCATATTTTATCCTATTTCATTGATAATTCCATTATTATATCCCTTATTTTTAAATATTCTTAAATCACCTATAAATCAATAACTTTAAATCTTACAAGTTTTAAATATCTTTATCAATTTTGAATTTACGATTATTTTTAGGTTTAATTATTATCGAGGGATATTTTGCAAAATAAAAACTATACGCTTAGTTCGGTTGATGACACAGAAAAAACAAAGAAATTTGATGTGATAAAAGACTCCGAACTAATAACGCTTTTAGGTCGTAAGAGTGTCTTAAGTGTCTTAAAATGTTTGGAACATAATGGAGCTTGTAGGTATGTCGACATATACAATACAATAGACGTCTCAAAGGGTACTTTATACAATAATTTGGAAAATCTTGTGGATATGAACTTAGTGGTTATTAAATTAGATGGTAGGAGAGTAATTTATGAACTATCCGATTGTGGACGACAGATATTGAATGAGGTAAATAATTTAATCAATTATTTTAATGAAAATTGTGTCAAATAATATCCCACTATTCAAATCAATAACTAATAACTAATAACTAATAACTTAACACTACCTTTTTTTAAATAATTACGTGAAAATAAAAAAATATGCAAAAAAATATATAAATTTAAAAACAAATTTTATATATTATATTTTATAGTCATGGAATATTCATATTTTTATTTGACGAATAAATTATTTTAGGGGGCTAAATATGTATTTTACTCGAAAAATGGATAATTTTATAGATTTTAAAACTTCATTTGATAAACCAATTTTATCAAATCGTACAAATCAAATAATTGAAGAATTTGGTATAAAACCCGAGGAAATAGCCATAGGGGAATTTGCAGGGAGGGACAGCTCAGCTGCTATAATAAAAGCTTTTGAAGATAACGACGATATAAACGTAATATTGCCAATATGTGCATTTACTGGTTTAGAATATGATAATTCAAACGGAAGTGACATACATGGTAGATTAGGCTATGAAAATCAGCAGGTGGACGAATTTTATGCAAATATGGTGAATGTATTATCTTTAAAGGAATATGCCCACTATGAAAAGTTTGAAGTATATTATAGAAATTGGGAACGGATATATAATAGATTTTCGGAACATAATGACACTTTTTCATTAACTGAAATGGTAAAAATGTTTGTTGGCAAATATGCGAAAGATAAAGATGTAAAAAATACAAAGGACGATGTAGATACTTCTTTTGTTTCAAGTCGTTTTTATATTCCAAAGCAAGAAGAGGATAACCTTAAAAATGGAGCCATTAGTAAAGATAAGATATTTTTACCATTACATTTTATGTATGAGCCAAGTTTATGGCACGCAATAAATGGACGTTTTTCTTCACTAATCGGGGATAAATTTTACTATTATTCACCTTGTATGGGTTGTCACGCTTATTTAAGAGCTTTAAGAATACCTTTGGCTAATCGATTGGGCAAAAAAATTATTTCAGGAGATAGAGTTAAACATGATAGTAATTATAAAATTGACCAAATTGAAGTTGCTTTTCAAGTTTATTCAAATATAGCAAATGAATTTGATGTGGAAATGCTATATCCTATCAAAGACATTGAAAATGGCTCTAAAATTAAGGATATCATAAACGAAGACTGGGAGCAGGATGCTAGCCAACTTACGTGCATGTTTAGTAAAAACTATAGAAATATCGATGGCACAGTAAATGAGCGTAAATGTCACTTAGAAGACATTGAAAATATCTACAAAGAATACGTGGAAATAGTTTGTAAGGATTTGTTACACAACGGTTATAGGGGTAATTTTGACTATACCGGTATTGTAGCAAATTATTTTGAAAAAGCATGTAAAAAGAACTATCCAAATTACTAAAATACCCTAATTACTTTATTATTTTAA includes the following:
- a CDS encoding MarR family winged helix-turn-helix transcriptional regulator, with the protein product MQNKNYTLSSVDDTEKTKKFDVIKDSELITLLGRKSVLSVLKCLEHNGACRYVDIYNTIDVSKGTLYNNLENLVDMNLVVIKLDGRRVIYELSDCGRQILNEVNNLINYFNENCVK